The region GCTGCAAAAAGAAGTGAGAAGGGTCCAGTTGGAGACGGTCAGAAGTCAGCATGGAGGAGCTGAGCTATGAAAACAAAACGGAAGGTCGCCGCTCGCATTTTTTCCTTTAGACAGGACACCCATCAAGAGGAACTCATTGTCACAAATAAGGCCGAGCTATTAGCGCAGGTCAAGCAGAGTAGTCACGGTAATCCACAGGCGCTCCAGCTGGCGAAACTAGCGTGGACTGATGAACGGAGTGACATCACGATAGGGAGCATGCGAATAGCGTGTATCGGCCAAATGATCCGAGAAACCTGGGTTTCTCCTTCGCGCCCTACTGAACCTAAGGCCGAGACTCAAACTATTGAAGGGGAAAAGGTAGGAACCGAGCTCCAGCCGAAGTCTCAGACCGAGGCAGAGCTGAGCAACGCCGAGGACCAACCTCAGTCCCAAGCTCAACCGAAGCCGTCGGTCGCGGCTCCAGCTGCCATTACCAATGAGATAGGCGATGAGCCTCTTATCCGCGCAGATGCCCAGCGCTCAACTCCCTGGCAAGGTACAGCTTCCGCAGAAGCGGCCAGCGACACCTCTAGCAGTTAATCGCTGAACCAACCCGGAAGTGCCTTAGGCCCCTGTCAGCAAGTCTGACTAGGGGCCTAAATCACAAACTGGTAACAGAAGGTTGGCAGGCATCTAATCCAGTAGCGCAGTCTTTCCCGATAGCGAAGGTGCCAAAAAGGGTGCAGTGGATAAGCCATCGGGTCTGGATGGCTCTTCAAAAGACGCCGTTTAGGGCCTAGCAAGATTGTGGGCGAGTACGGCTAAGACGACGCGGAGCTTAAGTGAACCCAGGGTTTTGGTTTGGGCAGAGCGGATTTGAGCTTCCACAAGCGCAGAGAAGACTGTTTCAATACGTTTGCGGATTTTGGGATGGCGAGATTCTCGCCATCCCGTGTCATATCTGGTGTTCTTCTTGGGCGGATACACGTAGCCCAGACAGCAATACCCCTTATCGCCAATGATGGTTGGGCCTTCAAACTCTGGCCATCTGAGATTCAGCTCATAGCTGACCGTAACGTCATGGAGGTTGGCAGGTCGGATGACGTACTGAACGATTTGTCCACCTGGTGTGACCCAGGCGTGCAGCTTATATCCGAAGAACTCGCCCTGAGTTCCAAATCCCCATTTCGCGCCTGGGAACTGACAAAGGTGCGTGCGTTTGGGACGGCAAATGGGGAGGGGCATTGAATCAACTACGACTTCAGTGCAGGGCTGAGCTGGGCTTGCAACATGCTCTAGGAGTGGCAACAGTTTGATGCCCCTGGTGTAGGCCTGAGTGTAGGAAGGAAGACCGGGACGGTCTTCCTTGAGGATGTTCCACCAGATGGAAGGAAATGGATGCTTGAAGACGAGACGGGAGAGCAGCAGAGCAACCAGCATGGCATCTGTGACCTTCTGGTGCGGGCAGATTTTCTGGTCGCTGAAATGCTTCTTAGCCCAGAAATAGAGGTGGCGAATGACGTGCCGACGTCCTAGACTATGGTGGAGACGATATTTAGCCATGTCGTCTCTATTTTTATGTGTCTGAGACGCACTTCACCAGGGGGCGGTCAGGCCCTAAACGGCGTAAAAGGTGCAAGGCAAAACCCTGACGTAAATGCAGACTCGCCCTTCTAAACCCCTCAACCTATACAAACCAACCAGAACCTGTGCTATGTCGCAGAGCAAAATTCGTATACGCGGCAAACCGAAGATGGACCTACACCCATGAACCAGTGGCAAACCAACCAGACTCCCGGTCACCATGCAATTAGGTTGGCTGGAGTTGCGGTTCGCTATAGTGCTGAATAAGGAAAGCACAAAAAAACGGAGTGCTCCAACACTCCGCCTTCCTAAAAATTGAACCCCAATGAGCCACCCAGCTCGGAAAGGACATCTATATGTCCACTCTCTCGCTTAGAGAGGGGGTGAAGCTATTATACCAGCTTCTCCCACAGAATTAGTTCCTGGCATACCAACTGTTCCGTCCGCTGTCCTGTGCAGGACGCTGAACCGTCATGACATTGCCTACACACCAACCATGAGCGACCACCGTCGACTACTGGTAGCGCACACTGCCAAAATCGTTGAATGCGGCAATAATAAAATGCTGACCACGACAGCTGCTCGCCACGTCGCACTACATGGTTTTTCGCACTACCGGACTGACACACCCCTTTGGATACCCGTACTTCCCGTCGACATGGATGGGAACGATCCCATAGACCTCATCATGGCGGGCGTAAGGATCCCGTATCCGACATGGGTTGTCTACAACAATGCAAACGGCCACGCTTGGGCCATGTATGCACTCATTGACCCGATTGTATGCAGCCCGAAATCTGCTCGCATCGAGCGATACGCTGCCCTCATCCGTGACGGGCTGTGCCTTGTGTTGGGCGGCGACCCCAACTACACCAACACCACCGCCCGCACGCCCTGGCATGACGGCCATACCTACTACCCGGTGCTGCACCGCCGCTGGGAGCTGCGCGAGCTGGCCGCGCTGCTGCCTCTTGACAGCGTGGCTAGGCGCACAGCCAGCCCCAGGAGGCCCCTCGACCCCACCGCAGGCCGCAACTCCGGACTATTTGCCCGGCTGGGTGACTGGGCACGACAGGAGGCCAGGGAGGGCCGTTATGGGCGACTGAGCTATGACCAACTGCACGCTGTGGCTGCTGGCCTCAATTCGACGCTTGGCGACCCGCTTCCCGCGGGCGAGGTCCGCAGTACCGCCCGCAGCGTTTGGCGCTGGATGCAGGCTGACTGGCAGGGCAACCGCACCGCCACCCCCAATGCAGGCAGTACCCGCAGCCAGATACGCAGCCACCACCGCGAGCAGCTGAACACGCAGCAGGCCCGCGAACGTATCCAAGCAGCACAAGCAAAGGGGGCGCAGACGCGCGGGGAGGCTACCCGTGAGGCCATCACCCAGGCAGTCGGTCAGCTTGTCGCCAGCGGCCAGCGTGTGACCCGCCAGGGCCTTCAGCAGCTTACCGGCATCTCTGAACGCACGTTGAGCCGACACACCGACATCTGGAAGCGCTAAAATTGTGAGATATACACTTTGTGCCATTCAGGGTGGTATCAGGTGAATACCGTGGTCCGGGAAGTACGGCAGCGCGAAGCGCTTCCGTTGCTTGCGCACCTTGCCTGGAGCTGTTGCGGTCAGTTCTGACTTTTAGGCCCGGATGCCGATCTGTCCCTGTGGAACCCCGCCGCGTGGCTGGTTGCTCAGCTAGGGCCACTGGAGGAATCCGCAGAGTCGCTGCCTTTGAGGAGTTTTCGTCCACTAAGGCCCGATAGAGTGGCTCTACATGCTCACCTGGAATGAAATCCGCACCCGTGCCGCGCAGTTCGCTGAGCGCTGGCAGGATGCCGTCAAAGAGAACGCCGAGGCTCAGACCTTCTGGAACGAATTTCTGGCTGTCTATGGCATTGACCGCCGCCGTGTGGCCGCCTTCGAGCGCAAGGTCAAGGGCCTGCCGAAGGGTTCCGGACGTGGCCGCATTGACCTGCTCTGGCCTGGCCTCTTCATGGCTGAGCACAAGTCCAAGGGCCGCGACCTCGACGAAGCCACCCAGCAGGCCATCGAGTATGTGGAAGTCCTCGAAGAACACGAGCGTCCACAGTGGGTAGCCGTCAGTGACTTCGGCCAGGTTCGCTTGCAGGAAGTGGCCACTGGAGAGGCCCACCAGTTTGCCCTGGAAGACCTTCCCCGCGAGGTTGAGCGCTTCGCCTTCCTGATCGGCAAGCAGCTGCGCCACCAACGCGAAGCTGATCCGGTGAACGTCAAGGCAGCCCAGCAGATGGGCAAGCTCCATAACCTGCTCGAAGACAGCGGCTATGCAGGCCATCACCTCGAACTGTTGCTGGTCAGGCTGCTGTTCTTGCTGTTCGGGGATGACACGGGCCTGTGGGACGAGCGCGGTCTGTTCTACGACCTGCTGGCTGAACAGACCCGCAGTGACGGCGAAGATACTGGGACAGTTTTGGGCCGTCTCTTCCAGGTGCTGGACACTCCCAGGGAGAAGCGGCAGGCCAACCTGCCTGAGCACTTCGCCGCCTTCCCCTACGTTAACGGTGAGCTTTTCAGGGAACGAATTGACCTCGCGGACTTCAGCCCCAAGATGCGGGAAATGCTGCTGGAAGCCTGCATGCTGGACTGGGGAGCTGTCAGCCCGGCCATCTTCGGCAGCATGTTCCAGGCCGTCATGGACGAAACTGAGCGCCGTAACCTGGGTGCCCACTACACCAGCGAAGCCAACATCCTGAAAGCCCTGCGGCCACTGTTCCTTGACGACCTTCACGCCGAACTGACCGCAGCAGGCCAGAACAAGGTCAAGCTACAGAGCTTTCTGAGCAAGTTACCCGGTATTCGTGTTCTCGACCCAGCTTGCGGCAGCGGCAACTTCCTGATTCTGGCCTACCGTGAACTGCGCCGCCTGGAGTTGGAAGCCCTCTCCCGCCTGCTGACTGACCGCACTGGGGGCCTGCAAGCCGTGACTGACATCAACCTGCTGCTGAAAGTGAACGTGGGCCAGTTCTATGGCATCGAGTACGACGAGTTCCCGGCCCAGATTGCCCGTGTCGCCATGTGGCTCACCGACCACCAGGCCAACATTGAAGCCAGCCGCAAATTGGGCCAGAACTTCGTGAACTTGCCACTGACCCAGGCCGCACATATCCAGCACGGGGACGCGCTCGAAACCGACTGGCTTCAACACCTCAACTTGGACGAAGACCTGGGCCTGCTCTCCCATCTTTACATCGTCGGTAACCCGCCCTTTGTGGGAGGGAAGAAGATGTCTAAAGAACAGCGTGCCCAGGTGGTGCGCGAGTTTGAAGGGGTCAAGGACGCTGGAGTGCTGGACTATGTGGCCGCCTGGTACGTCAAGGCCGCCAAGGTCATGCAGACGGTCACCCGCGAGTACCCGAACCTGCTGACGGCCACCGCCCTGGTCAGCACCAACAGCGTCACCCAGGGCGAGCAGGTGGCCCCACTGTGGGGCAATGTGCTGGAAGGCTACGGTCAGACCATCACGGCAGCTCACAAGACCTTCAAGTGGAGTAACGACGCACCTGGTCAGGCTGCTGTTCACTGCGTCATCGTGCAGTTCCAACCCACTGCCCAGTTGACTTCTGCCCAGCGCCGTCTGTTCACCTACGCTTCGCCCACGGCGGCCCCGCTGGAGGTCCAGGCCACCAACCTTACCCCTTACCTGACCGACGGCCCTTCTGTGGTGGTCAGGAAGGCCCAGCAACCCCTGCGTGCAGGCGTGCCCCCCATCCACTTCGGCAACATGCCCCTGGACGGTGGAAACCTGCTGTTGACCGAACAGGAAAGGGCTGAACTGCTGGAAGCCGAACCCGCCGCCGAGAAATTCATCAAACCCCTGCTGGACGCGCAGGACTTCCTGAACGGAGCCACGCGGTACTGCCTGTGGCTCCCTGAGGCCCAGCCCGCTGAACTGGCGAAGCTGCCAATGGTGCGGGAGCGCATTGAGAAGACGAAGCAGTGGCGACTCGCCAGTGTCGCGCCCAGCACCCAGAAATTCGCGCAGACTCCAGCACTTTTCAGGGATAGACGGTTGCCAGAGCGTTATCTGGTTATTCCAGGTTTCTCCAGTGAGCGCCGCGAGTACGTTCCTATCGGCTACCTGGACTCGGAAACTGTCGTCAACAACAAGCTTTACATGGTGCCTGATGCTGACCTCTACACCTTCGGCATCATGCAGTCGCGGCTGCACATGGACTGGATGCGGCATGTCGGGGGCCGCCTGGAAAGTCGCTACAGCTACACCAAGGACATCGTGTACAACACCTTCCCCTGGCCTGACCGTGAGGCTCTGAAGCCCAAACAGGTGCAGGCCGTCGAGGAAGCGGCCCAGGCCGTTCTGAAGGCCCGTGCTAAGCACGTAGCGAGCACTTTGGCCCAGATGTACGACCCCAACCTGATGCCTGCCGACCTACGCAAAGCCCACAACCAGCTCGACAGGGCCGTGGAAGCCCTGTATGGCCTGAAGGCGGGTAGTACCGAGGCGCAGCGCCTTTCAAAGTTGCTGGAGTTGTACCAGGAGCTTGTGCCCACGTTGGAGAGTCAAACGCAGAGCAAAAAGGTGAGGAGAAAGAAATGAAAATCTTTATTAGTTGGTCTGGTGATGCTTCGAAAGAGATGGCACGGATTTTAAAGGAACATATTCAACTAGTGCTTCAAAATGTTAGGGTATGGTATTCCGATGAAGACATTATGGCTGGTGAGAAGGGCCTCTCAATTATAGAACGCGAGCTTAAAGAGTCTGATTTTGGAATTAGCTGCATTACTCCGGATAATCAGACTTCTCCCTGGTTAAATTTCGAGGCGGGTGCCCTCTCTAAGAATTTTGAGAACGGTAGGGTAATACCCATCATCTTAGGTATGAAAGTGATTGATATGGTTAATGGCCCCATCAAGCAGTTTCAGGTTAGGGAGATGACGGAGGAAGGTGTTTTAAGCGTCCTCGAAAGTATTAACCTGACTACCCCTCAAAACGAGGTAAAAGCCGTGCCAGACGCGCCCAATTTTCAGGGATTGGATGGCTGAGTAAGTCTCGCAGTTCGTCCAACCCCAGCCGGAACAGGCTTGTACTGGCATAGCCATGCGCCAGAAAGCGCATGGCTTTTTGAGTTTCCTTGCTTCCTTCAAGCAACAGAACCGCACCTGTCTGGAGACACGGTTCTGGCAACTTAAATTCGACGAAGTAAAACTCCCCGTCGTGCAGCCTGAGTTTCAGGCTGCGCGACGAAGCGCTTCGTGCCAGTCCCGCGTTGCGGAGGTCTGGTTTGCCCGTCTCTGACTGGCTGGAACTGTCGTTCTGGTATGGCGATGAAGATTAGAGGTGCGGGCGTGCAGGGCGAGAAATTCTTGAGTTCGTCGTCGTCTTTTGAATCCGACTTGCTTTCGCTCCTGCTGTCTGGTCGGTCGATGCGATTGCTCTACCAAGTTGTTGCACCGGGCGCTCGATACGACTTGGACGTGCTCCACCGCGTGGAGCACAGATAATTCGCGGATGGCTGCACCGTAGCTCCAAAGCTTATCCGTATGAATGGCCTCTGGGACGTCGTATTCGTCCAGCAAGCGAGTGAAGAATGTTTTGGCTGCCTCAGTATCACGGTGTTCCTGCAAGAGAACGTCGAGCACGGCACCCTGTTCATCCACTGCCCTCCACAGCCAATGTTTCATTCCACCAACGACAACATGCACCTCATCCAGATGCCACCGGGAACCCCGTCGGGGTTCCCGGTGACGCAACTCCTCGGTCAGGAGTGGGGCGAACTTGATGTTCCACTGGCGGAGGGTTTCGTGGCTGACGTGAATTCCTCGCTCATGGAGAAGTTCTTGAACATCACGTTGGCTGAGCGGAAAGCGGTGGTACAGCCACAGAGCGTAGCCGATGACACTCAGCGGGAAACGGTGTCAATAGGGCTTCTGGTCAATCACAGCTCACTAGCCTACCGAAATTAACTTGCCAGAACCGCTCTGAGGCTCCTGGGGCGCGTCGTTGCCGTTCCAGCTGGCTTCGAAGTTCAGGCGATTTAGGGAACGGTCTCAGTAGGTGACAACTTCGTCTAAAGGCGCTCCTGGTGGGCAAAAGGGCTGGGTCAACAGGTCTAGGACAGCCATGAACTGTTTGGGTTTCCACCGTAAGGCATCCACGAGATGCTGAGCACCGTGCCGCACCAGACTGACCGCTCTACGACCATGCTTGAGAACGGGGATGGGCTGGGTCTGGCCCAGCCAGACCCCCCAGGCGCAAGCAGAACACCCAGGCCAGTGTCACCAGGCCAAAGAGCCGCTGTAGACGGCTCCTTTCCGTCATCCCAGTCCGCTCCAGGTCGAAGCCTCGCATCTTGAAGCTGCTGAAGGTGCACTCGATTGACCAGCGCTGCTTGTACAGCTTCCAGGTCTTCCGAGCGCTGAAATCTGTGGCAATGATGACGAGGTCACCTGTGGATGACCTCGTCGCGACCACCCGCATGAGTTCGCCAAACACGAACACCTTTTCGTCGATTTCATGGAAATGACCGTGCTGGACGTGCTTAAACCATTCCTTCCCATTCGTGTCGTCCAGCATGTCGCTGTGCCGAATGCGGATCGCCCGCTTGATGCCTTGACGACGGAGAAAACGGAACCACTCCGCACCGATGAACTCACGGTCAGCCACCAGGCCTTGCCAGCGTTTCGCTGGCAAGACGCGGAGGAGCTTCAATACCAGCCACATACGGGCATAGGTATGGCTGTTCCCAGACTCATCAAGAGGAACCCAAATCAGGGGCAGGGTGAAGCCATGAACCACGGCTCCAAGCACCAGAAAATTGATGGGCGTTTCCCCATGCTCCCAGTTGGTGCGGTCCAGACTCAGCAACACCTTCCCCGGTGGAAGATGGACGACGAGCAGAGCGATGAAAAAGTCCATGTCCAGCTGCTCATCCCGGAAGGTTCGGTCCGCCCTTCTTTTCTTGGCTTGCGGCGTGCTGATACCGGGCATGTGAGGACTCAGGTCGTGATGATTGATGCTCCTCGCGGCAATCATCGCCAGAAGCACATCGATCAGCCGCTGAAGGGTGTCAATGCGGAGGTGACTCGCGTGTGCTTTGAAGTGGCGGGTCAGTACGGTAGCCTGCTGGGCGGCGGATTCTGTTGTTTTCACACTCTCAGGAAACCGTGAACAGTCGGCCCCATCAAGCTTGATGGGGCCGACTGTTGGTTTTTGCCGTCTAGGACAATGTGAAACTGAAGTTGTCACCTACTGAGGGGAACGGTATGTTGACTATTTTATTAACTTGTTGACTCACATATTCATTGTAACAAATAACTATAAACTAATTACAAATCTTATTCTATTCAATCACGTGTTCCAAATCTCCATTTACAATTACGCGAAAGCTAATTCCAAGCGGATCACCCTGGATCAGTTCATAAGTTGGAAATGTAAAATCAGATAAGGTGCAAACAGACACTAAAATTGATTTTAGAGCCTCTGTGATATCGCTTTGAGATCCCGCCTGTCTTTGAGCAGTTAGATTAGGTGAATTAAGCGTTAGAGCAACCAGTTCAGCACCCCTTCGCTCGATGATTTGAGCTGCCTCTATCAGTGCTTGCCGTTCCTCTGAGTCGAGAACTGGAGGAACTCCAGACACCGGGAATAAAGCTTGAGCATGAGTCTCCGAAGACATTAGTATCTTATAGAGCTCATCCAAGAGGCCATCTGTAATGTGAGGGATATCTTGATAAAGTGTTTCAACTGATAAAGGCAAATTGCTTTCAACTGTTGTGAGCGCCTGAATAGTTTGTTGAATTGCGACTCGAAGACGTTGATGTTGTTCTTTATCAATAGTGCGTACCACGTTTTAATCCTCCAAATTATATATGGGTGCTGACTACCCCTCAAAACTCCGGTAACACTGTCTGAGACGCCAGATTCTATAGACATAAAAAGAGCTGGTTCATAAGGTGTATCTGCAATGAACCACCTGAACCAGCCGCCCCAGGATAGCCTTTTCGCAGCTCTTCGTCCTTTCTTCCGTATCGACCAGCGACGGTTCACCGTCCTGGTCGCGCTGATTCTGGCAATCATCCAGCAGCGCAGCGTGGTGCTGAACAATCTGAAGACGGTCATCGCACTCCCAGGAAGTCAGGAAACCCGCTACCAACGTCTTTTGCGCTTCGTGCAATTTTTACTCCCAGAGGCGATGTACCTGAAGTTTGCGCTTCACATGCTGGGTACGGATGAGCTCACGCTCATCCTCGACCGGACCAACTGGAAGCTAGGCACGAAGGACGTAAATATCCTGATGCTGTCTGCGGTATGGAAGGGGTTCAGTCTTCCGCTGATGTGGCGTTTTCTCCCACACGGGGGAAGCAGCGCCCAGCACATTCGTAAGGAGCTGATGGCTGATTTTCTGCGTCATTGTCCTCACGTCCGCATTGACGGTCTGCTGGCAGACCGTGAATTCATCGGCCAGGACTGGTTTACGTTCCTGAGCGAACATGGGATTGTTCCCTGTATCCGGTTGCGGAGCGACACCAAGATGGACGGCTTACCTGTCCACGTCTTCGCTAAGAAAATGCAGGTGGGAGAAATTCGCGTCTGGCACAGCCCTATGGTGGTGTACGGGGTCAGACTCCGTGTTCTGGCACTGAAGGTTTCGAAGACGGAGATGCTGTACCTGGCCTACCAGGGCAGAGCAGATCAGAATTTGCGGAAGTACGCACTGCGTTGGCAGTGCGAAAACCTCCACGCTGCGCTGAAAACCAGAGGCTTTGATTTGGAAGCGACCGGATTGACCCAGGCCGAGCGGGTGTCAACGCTGCTGATGGTGATCGCCATCAGCTTCATCTGGTGTCTTCAGACAGGTGCGGTTCTACTGCTTGAAGGCAGCGTGGAGACGAGGAAGGCCATGCGCCAGAAAGCGCATGGCTACGCCAGCAAAAGTTTGTTTCGATTGGGGTTGGACGAGTTGCGAGATTTGCTCAGCCACCCAAGCCCTGAAAATTGGAGCCGTCTGGCACGGCTTGTCCCACGTTTTGAGGGGTAGTCAGAGTATTAACTCTATATCACAGCACCAAAGAGATAAATCGCAGATTAAAATAATCCATGAGAGTTTATGGCCAAAGATTTCCGAAAAAATAGGCGAGATTTCTTTAAATAATGGCATAGAGAGCAAAAGAAGTATTGAAGAGAAGATAGATGAAGTGTTGTCCTACCACACTTTCGGTTATGGAGGATATGAGGAGTTACTGCGTGAACAGCATCAGCTCTCTCTACGAATGTATGACCTACTGAGGGTACTGTCCTCAGACAGGCTATCCGATTCTTCTACTGTGAAGTCGCTCTTATTATCCTCAGTCAGCATGCAAGTTAGGGCTTTTCTAAAACCTGCTAAGCTTAAAATTTCCAATGACAACCAGCAAATTATTCTGTCTTACGATGCGAGGGGTGCATTTCATGCCAGACAGTTGGTAACCAAGGTTCCTGAGTTAGAAGAGGCTGTTGCTCGCCTTTTGGGTGATACTTACGAGATTATTGTTATCTCTAATCACGAAACCGTGTGGCCTGCGACTCCATTATTAGACTGAGCCACAGGACTTGTATAACGTCTTTTTCAACGTTACTTCTAACCTTTGAAAAGACGTTATACGTGATTTGGCACTTAACGTTCCCGCCCCAGCTTTTCCTCGATAGCAGCGATAATCCAGGCATGGCGTGAGGCAGGCCGTCTTCCCTTGGCCTGCTCTTTTCGTAGAGTGTCAATTTCATCCAAAGTGGACTGGTAGAGCCGAAGCTGGACGTTCTTCAGCGGGTCAGTCAGTTCAGCCTCCTGGGCAGGACTCTGCTGTTGGTCACCCTGCACCGACCCGCCGCGCTGAATCACTTCGAGGGCGGCCTGCTCATCTGGCTGCTCTGTGGTTTCCACTACGGGTACTTGGCGCTGTGGTTTGCGGGTAATCGCCATTACTGGGTTCCTCCCAAGGTCTTGATTTGCTCCAGCAGCCTGCGGAACTCTGCCGAGGCTTTCGCATCTTCGGGTTGCAGCTCCAGCACTCCCAGCCCTTGAGCAGCTGCATTGGCATAGGCTTTGCGATTTCCGAGCGGAGCATCCAAGAACTCCAGGCTCTCGCTGTCACTCAGAGCTTCAGCCGCATCCTGGTTGTCACTGCCTCTTGGGTCGGCCCGGTTGATGAAGGCGAATGACCTGAGCTTGGGGTTCACCGTCTGGATTTCCTGAATAAGTCGAGCGACCTTCTCCAGTGTCCAGACATCGAAGGAGCGTGGGTTGAAGGGCACCAGATAAAGGTCAGCCACCGTCAGGGCGGCCCGCTGGCTGGTGGTGTCGCGGCCACCCGTATCAATCACTACATCTTCGAACTTGCCTGCCAGCTTCTGCAGCTCCTGTCGGGCGGCCTGTCCACTCAGTTGGACGGAGGTATAGCCCGTGTTCCCTTCAGTCCGCTCATTGCGCCAGGCTGAGAAATCCGTCGCTGTCTCCTGGTCGTCTGCATCCACCAGCAGCACGTCGCGCCCTTCCAGGGCCAGGGCTACTGCCAGATTGGTGGCCACCGTTGTTTTTCCGCTCCCACCCTTGATTCCGCCGACTACGTATATCATTTTTCACCTCAGATTCCACCCTAAATATAACGTTATTTCTGATATTGGGAATAACATCTGTTTTATTATGGCAAAATGTCCTAAACTAAGCCATGCCACCAGGCCACCGAGCGAGAATCATTTCCAGACCGAAGTTGGAAGAATTTAAGGCCAGTCATCCTGAAGCAGCTCAGGCATTGAAAAACTGGGAAGACACGGTGACCTCGCTGAAGTTTGGGACGTTCTCTGAATTACAGCAGCAAATCAACACGGTGGATTTGGTGCATGGCACCTTCCTGGTGTTCAACATCATGGGTGGCCGCTACCGCCTGATTACTGGGGTGTACTGGCCTGCGCCTGCTCTCTATCTCAAGCACTTCCTGACCCATAAGGAATATGACGTCTGGACTCAGGAGCAGCGCCGCGCAGCTGCTAAGAAGTCCAATAAGAGGAGGAACTGATATGACCGCAACGAACCTTGACCAACTGGCCTCTGTCTGGAGTCAGGTGGAAGCTCTGGCCCCAGGCCTCCTGCACCCTATTGAGACGGAAGAGCAGTACCAGCAAGCCCTGGAAACGGTGGATGAACTGATGACCCGTGTGAACGAGTCTGAAGGCGACGACCCGCTGGAGTCACTGCTGAGCATCCTGATTGAGCGAGTGGCAGCCTACGAAGAGAGCATCCTTCCACCCCGAGAGAAGAATCCCGCAGGGGTTCTGGCCTACCTGATGGAAGACCGTGGCCTGACTCAAAGTGCTTTGGCTGTTGAGACGGGCATAGACCAGAGCACCATCAGCAAGCTGCTGGCAGAGGAGCGGCGTTTCAATGCCGACCATGCCCGGATTTTGGGTGCGTACTTCAAGGTAGGGGTACAAGCTTTCATTCCTGAAATTGATTAACCTTGAAATTGGTATCAATACTAACGTTATAAGTGACCTTAAGTTTTTGTCGGTGAGGCTGAGTGTCTCCCCCAGTTTTGTGCGCTTAGCCTATACCTCAACGTGACAATCCTAGGGTGACAGAAATGGGCCGTTTTGGCGTCACTTTAGGGTTGTTTTTGGCGTTTCGTGACGGATACTGGAGCCGCTTCAAGACCCTAAAGTGACAGATTTGGTTTCAGCCCAGCGTAAACCGTTCATCTCCCAACTTGAGGGTGAGTTCCAGTTCACCACCGATAGCTCGTGCAAACTTTCGAAGGGTGGCCAACTCGGTGCGGTCTAGGTCTCCATGTTCAATCCGTGAAATGCGTGACTGGGATACCTGCAACTGTTCAGCCAGCTCCTGCTGGCTGAGTCCGGCGGCTGCCCGGACCTCGGCCAGCTTGTACGCCCGCACTTCCGCCAGCAGCTGCTCCTTGATAGCTCCAATCTCAGCTTCTTCAAAGTGTCCAGCGTCTACTGCCGCCTGTCTGACTGCTTTCCAGCTTTTTGCCTTCATAGCTCCTCCTCGTAGTGCCCATCCAGCCACAGCGCATAGCGCTGTTCTGCCAGGGGTATGTTCTCGTCGTACCAGTCGGTCCATTGACCTGCTTTGTCCCCAGCCGTCAGCAGAATGGCTTGGCGCTTGGGGTCGAAGACGAACAAGATGCGAATTTCAGTCTGACCGTCTGAACCAGGTCGCAGTTCCTTGAGGTTAGGCAAAGCAGTTCCGGTCAAGGTATCTACCAGAGGTCTGCCCAGCATTGGTCCACGTTCTTCCAGTAGGTCGAGAGCGGCAGTTACCAGCTTCTCAGTGACAGGGTCAAGGT is a window of Deinococcus radiophilus DNA encoding:
- a CDS encoding AAA family ATPase: MIYVVGGIKGGSGKTTVATNLAVALALEGRDVLLVDADDQETATDFSAWRNERTEGNTGYTSVQLSGQAARQELQKLAGKFEDVVIDTGGRDTTSQRAALTVADLYLVPFNPRSFDVWTLEKVARLIQEIQTVNPKLRSFAFINRADPRGSDNQDAAEALSDSESLEFLDAPLGNRKAYANAAAQGLGVLELQPEDAKASAEFRRLLEQIKTLGGTQ
- a CDS encoding type II toxin-antitoxin system HigB family toxin, producing the protein MPPGHRARIISRPKLEEFKASHPEAAQALKNWEDTVTSLKFGTFSELQQQINTVDLVHGTFLVFNIMGGRYRLITGVYWPAPALYLKHFLTHKEYDVWTQEQRRAAAKKSNKRRN
- a CDS encoding type II toxin-antitoxin system RelE/ParE family toxin, with amino-acid sequence MAWEIILLDEVSEWFSDLDPVTEKLVTAALDLLEERGPMLGRPLVDTLTGTALPNLKELRPGSDGQTEIRILFVFDPKRQAILLTAGDKAGQWTDWYDENIPLAEQRYALWLDGHYEEEL
- a CDS encoding helix-turn-helix domain-containing protein, which translates into the protein MTATNLDQLASVWSQVEALAPGLLHPIETEEQYQQALETVDELMTRVNESEGDDPLESLLSILIERVAAYEESILPPREKNPAGVLAYLMEDRGLTQSALAVETGIDQSTISKLLAEERRFNADHARILGAYFKVGVQAFIPEID
- a CDS encoding helix-turn-helix domain-containing protein, with amino-acid sequence MKAKSWKAVRQAAVDAGHFEEAEIGAIKEQLLAEVRAYKLAEVRAAAGLSQQELAEQLQVSQSRISRIEHGDLDRTELATLRKFARAIGGELELTLKLGDERFTLG
- a CDS encoding IS4 family transposase, whose protein sequence is MNHLNQPPQDSLFAALRPFFRIDQRRFTVLVALILAIIQQRSVVLNNLKTVIALPGSQETRYQRLLRFVQFLLPEAMYLKFALHMLGTDELTLILDRTNWKLGTKDVNILMLSAVWKGFSLPLMWRFLPHGGSSAQHIRKELMADFLRHCPHVRIDGLLADREFIGQDWFTFLSEHGIVPCIRLRSDTKMDGLPVHVFAKKMQVGEIRVWHSPMVVYGVRLRVLALKVSKTEMLYLAYQGRADQNLRKYALRWQCENLHAALKTRGFDLEATGLTQAERVSTLLMVIAISFIWCLQTGAVLLLEGSVETRKAMRQKAHGYASKSLFRLGLDELRDLLSHPSPENWSRLARLVPRFEG